In Rissa tridactyla isolate bRisTri1 chromosome 2, bRisTri1.patW.cur.20221130, whole genome shotgun sequence, a single window of DNA contains:
- the ALS2CL gene encoding ALS2 C-terminal-like protein isoform X5 codes for MLEKPVHARSLSCGQLSDTVCVGACSCFAGGIFHSCQDMCAAEATASLLQVEETFSACLARIDALILKPLLQAEPSDQKGKENFKLFLLLNDRFQALWNLTDENYRILKQKCSTSESFCIQDIYIVWKGDLFLSLYIQYFVTFANYVVVHGFEHATKSKSEAWKHHKTVLKQFLTDFTSETSMSLALYTVLHKPIRDHIEQYILLLTKLKEVLKEGTEKDVVTTAIKEYIKLESFISQVLDEACFTKSLWKSLGYKFTDMLCVPERRLLEDSKNLPISASTNRSDRILLFDDVLVLIQGNSFQSFDLKLVWLDENCREKSAPGMYVFRIITPEETFFLSAKDPQMKAVWQWKLNQAVRQALNGKRDFPLWGKTGEGTEPPSCRFFTYVFRLEGKFKSASYEGEWHWGKPHGKGTLKWRDGRNHVGDFKEGLEHGFGICLVPRRSEDRYDCYKCHWYEGKMRGYGICEYGNDMVYKGYFKDNMRQGFGILENLSAEHPFKYTGQWENDKKNGYGVWEDKDRGERYIGTWLDDHKHGQGIVVTQSGVCYQRTFHADKMVGSGILLLEDDSVYEGNFTEDLTFVGKGKLSFANGFILEGTFTNKSGQGLQTHGILNTSNELLDDRITKAQLGLEEFPVEKRWKGIYDQFLEFIHSGCKEETEESFTGFHIQTSKELRKSQEYLFCQRGTEDVSWKIEDILEELVQHQGLESLQSYLEKALKSSLHPLGKLLKALMIAFQATYSGIGANRHLLTMAQEEVKYYAKKIWEFYQGLLHLALEQKGQLPAKCVDGDTSDQKACSVVLPLILPCFYPELFMLYMLYHEREDDLYCQGIVDLSLFPDIKLLEFLDVQNSVTRGANLASCTYKILHQLEQGDKNHHD; via the exons GACATGTGCGCAGCTGAAGCAACTGCATCTCTTCTCCAAGTAGAAGAAACCTTCTCAGCATGCCTGGCACGGATAGATGCCCTCATCCTCAAGCCTCTGCTCCAGGCAG AGCCTAGTGaccagaaaggaaaggagaactTTAAGCTCTTCCTGCTCCTGAATGATCGTTTTCAAGCTCTCTGGAACCTCACAGACGAAAATTACCGGAtactgaaacaaaaatgcagCACCTCTGAGTCATTCTGTATCCAGGACATTTACATTGTCTGGAAAGGAGACCTGTTTTTAAGCCTCTACATCCA ATATTTTGTCACTTTTGCAAACTACGTTGTGGTCCACGGCTTCGAACATGCCACAAAGAGCAAAAG TGAAGCCTGGAAGCACCATAAGACAGTGCTGAAACAATTCCTCACGGACTTCACCTCTGAGACCTCCATGTCACTGGCCTTGTACACTGTTCTTCACAAACCTATCCGAGATCATATCGAGCAATATATACTGCTCCTTACCAAGCTGAAGGAGGTTCTCAAGGAG GGGACTGAAAAGGATGTGGTTACCACTGCCATCAAGGAATACATTAAGTTGGAGTCTTTCATCAGCCAAGTCCTGGATGAAGCTTGTTTCACCAAGTCCTTATGGAAATCCTTGGGCTACAAATTCACA GACATGCTCTgtgtacctgaaaggaggctgctgGAAGATAGCAAAAATCTTCCCATCTCTGCCAGCACGAATCGATCAGACCGGATCTTGCTCTTCGATGATGTCCTTGTGCTAATTCAA GGAAACAGCTTTCAGAGTTTTGATCTGAAGCTTGTGTGGCTAGATGAAAACTGCAGGGAGAAATCAGCTCCAGGAAT GTATGTATTCCGCATTATAACCCCAGAAGAAACGTTCTTTCTCTCTGCCAAGGACCCACAGATGAAG GCTGTTTGGCAATGGAAGCTGAACCAGGCTGTCCGCCAGGCTCTGAATGGGAAGCGAGATTTCCCATTGTGGGGCAAGACTGGTGAAGGCACCGAGCCCCCATCCTGCCGCTTCTTCACCTACGTCTTCAGGCTGGAGGGCAAGTTCAAGAGCGCATCCTACGAGGGCGAGTGGCACTGGGGAAAGCCGCATGGCAA GGGCACACTGAAGTGGCGTGACGGACGCAACCATGTCGGAGATTTCAAAGAGGGCTTGGAGCATGG GTTTGGAATATGCCTTGTCCCACGCCGATCTGAAGACCGGTATGACTGCTATAAGTGCCACTGGTACGAGGGCAAGATGAGAGGCTATGGAATCTGTGA GTATGGGAATGATATGGTCTACAAAGGTTACTTCAAAGACAACATGCGTCAAGGGTTTGGGATACTAGAGAACCTCTCAGCTGAGCATCCGTTTAAATACACAGGACAGTGGGAAAATGACAAGAAGAATGGATATGGAGTGTGGGAAGACAAAGACAG AGGGGAGAGATACATAGGGACATGGCTTGATGATCACAAACATGGACAAGGCATTGTAGTAACCCAGTCGGGTGTCTGCTATCAAAGGACATTTCACGCTGATAAAATGGTG GGTTCTGGGATTCTGCTTTTGGAAGATGACTCTGTCTATGAAGGGAACTTCACGGAAGATCTAACATTTGTTGGAAAG GGAAAGTTGTCCTTTGCCAATGGCTTCATTTTGGAGGGAACATTTACTAACAAATCGGGCCAAGGCCTTCAGACGCACGGCATCCTGAACACGTCGAACGAGCTGCTGGATGACAGGATAACCAAAGC TCAGCTGGGCCTCGAGGAGTTCCCAGTGGAGAAGAGATGGAAGGGAATCTATGACCAGTTCCTGGAGTTCATCCATTCTGGCtgcaaagaagaaacagaggAGTCTTTCACAGGGTTCCACATACAAACTAGCAAGGAGCTGCGGAAATCTCAGGAGTACCTCTTCTGCCAAAG AGGGACTGAGGATGTATCCTGGAAGATAGAAGATATTCTTGAAGAGCTTGTCCAGCACCAAGGACTGGAATCACTACAGAGTTATTTAGAGAAG GCATTGAAGTCTTCCCTACACCCACTAGGAAAGCTGCTGAAGGCCTTGATGATAGCTTTTCAGGCAACGTATTCTGGGATTGGGGCCAACAGACACTTGCTGACTATGGCACAAGAGGAAGTCAAGTACTACGCAAAGAAAATATGGGAGTTTTACCA gGGTTTGCTCCATCTGGCACTGGAACAGAAAGGCCAACTGCCCGCAAAGTGTGTGGATGGAGATACAAG TGACCAGAAGGCATGCAGTGTGGTCCTACCACTGATCTTGCCCTGCTTCTACCCCGAGCTTTTCATGCTCTACATGCTCTACCATGAAAGAGAAGATGACCTCTACTGCCAAGGGATCGTGGACCTCAGTCTATTTCCTGACATCAAGCTCCTAGAGTTTCTGGATGTGCAGAA CAGTGTAACAAGAGGAGCAAACTTGGCCTCATGCACCTACAAGATTTTGCATCAGCTTGAACAAGGAGATAAAAACCACCACGACTGA